The Montipora capricornis isolate CH-2021 chromosome 6, ASM3666992v2, whole genome shotgun sequence genome has a window encoding:
- the LOC138054431 gene encoding NADPH oxidase 4-like isoform X1: MAKPLKIRKILHKLLAIFSLSFGPVVMSAVTTAVFLRSYYKYKYRPQYYYLYTMLGESLCWSRGSASVLCVSCCFVILPMCRNVLSFVRNSSKDIGRFFGRLLDKNIWFHQACAVIIIVSAGIHIAAHFVNATRFSTNYSSKFKDINFASYHNQNPMEFVFTSVAGLTGIAMTLVLLAMVLTSVTAVRQASYEMFWYSHHLFIVLFLLLFVHGLGGIIKHQVNLDTHSPGCDSIQTNRSNIVNTSQVAWCSEAPKFKADEPEAWMWCVGPLFFYTMERLIRAIRSFQKVKITKIIDHDDGVLEIQMKKENFTAAPGQYVFVNCQDVSRFEWHPFTLTLCPSTEDSTFSIHCKILGDWTERFSHRLLQKLSQEDQRQLTSEVHHGRNFSDIAPKVKIVVDGPYGSPFRDVWSYHVSVCIATGIGVTPFAAVLNDLRWKVKSRSSLKLRRLYFVLVCRRIKSFHWFVELLHSIHVMLREANRPDFLICNFYYTGPQFQREVYTKQYERWLTSRLHQNRPSWKELFDKVSKENPRTKVGLFYCGNQKVTAVLKKNCRRFYVAGTKFTFNKETLT; the protein is encoded by the exons ATGGCTAAGCCGTTGAAAATCAGAAAGATTCTTCACAAGCTCCTTGCaatcttttctctttcttttggaCCG GTCGTGATGAGTGCGGTGACTACAGCGGTTTTTCTGCGTTCCTATTACAAGTATAAATACCGTCCTCAGTATTATTACCTGTATACCATGTTAGGG GAGAGTTTGTGCTGGTCACGTGGTTCAGCCTCGGTTCTATGTGTCAGTTGTTGCTTCGTGATTCTTCCAATGTGTCGTAACGTATTATCATTTGTCAGAAATTCCAGCAAG GATATTGGTCGTTTTTTTGGGCGCTTGTTGGACAAGAACATCTGGTTCCACCAGGCATGCGCAGTGATTATCATCGTATCCGCCG GAATTCACATTGCAGCTCATTTTGTAAATGCCACAAGATTTTCAACCAATTACAGCTCAAAGTTCAAGGATATAAACTTCGCTTCCTACCACAACCAG AATCCTATGGAATTTGTTTTCACTTCAG TTGCTGGGCTGACAGGCATTGCAATGACGTTAGTTTTACTTGCAATG GTTTTGACTTCTGTGACTGCTGTGAG acaagCTTCTTATGAAATGTTTTGGTATTCTCATCATCTTTTTATCGTGCTCTTTTTACTTCTGTTTGTTCATGGTCTTGG GGGGATAATTAAACACCAAGTAAATTTGGACACTCACTCCCCCGGGTGTGATTCAATCCAAACAAATAGAAGCAATATCGTCAATACCAGTCAAGTGGCATGGTGTTCGGAGGCTCCGAAGTTTAAAGCCGATGAACCTGAG GCTTGGATGTGGTGCGTTGGTCCATTATTTTTCTATACCATGGAGAGACTAATACGAGCAATAAGGAGTTTTCAGAAAGTGAAGATCACGAAG ATTATTGACCATGATGATGGAGTGTTGGAAATACAAatgaaaaaagagaattttaCAGCTGCACCAGGGCAG taTGTGTTTGTCAATTGCCAAGACGTGTCAAGATTTGAGTGGCACCCTTTCACGCTGACACTG TGTCCGTCAACAGAAGATTCCACGTTTTCGATACACTGTAAGATTCTCGGAGATTGGACAG AGAGGTTTTCGCATCGACTGCTTCAAAAGCTATCACAAGAAGATCAGAGACAATTGACAAGTGAGGTGCACCATGGCAGAAATTTCAGCGACATTGCACCTAAAGTAAA GATTGTCGTTGATGGCCCGTATGGAAGCCCATTCAGG GACGTTTGGAGTTATCATGTGAGTGTTTGCATAGCAACAGGAATTGGCGTCACTCCCTTTGCTGCTGTTCTTAATGACCTGAG ATGGAAAGTCAAATCAAGAAGTAGTTTAAAGCTTCGCCGACTGTATTTTGTGTTGGTGTGTAGACGCATCAAGTCTTTCCATTGGTTTGTGGAACTTTTACACTCCATTCACGTTATG CTTCGGGAGGCCAACCGTCCAGATTTCCTCATATGTAACTTTTACTACACCGGACCACAATTTCAAAGAGAG GTTTACACGAAACAGTATGAACGATGGTTAACAAGCAGACTGCACCAAAACAGACCATCATGGAAAGAACTGTTTGATAAAGTAAGCAAGGAAAATCCCAG GACCAAGGTTGGTTTATTCTATTGCGGAAACCAGAAAGTTACAGCGGTACTAAAAAAGAACTGCCGGAGGTTTTATGTAGCGGGAACAAAGTTTACCTTCAATAAAGAAACTTTAACTTAA
- the LOC138054431 gene encoding NADPH oxidase 4-like isoform X2: MAKPLKIRKILHKLLAIFSLSFGPVVMSAVTTAVFLRSYYKYKYRPQYYYLYTMLGESLCWSRGSASVLCVSCCFVILPMCRNVLSFVRNSSKDIGRFFGRLLDKNIWFHQACAVIIIVSAGIHIAAHFVNATRFSTNYSSKFKDINFASYHNQNPMEFVFTSVAGLTGIAMTGIIKHQVNLDTHSPGCDSIQTNRSNIVNTSQVAWCSEAPKFKADEPEAWMWCVGPLFFYTMERLIRAIRSFQKVKITKIIDHDDGVLEIQMKKENFTAAPGQYVFVNCQDVSRFEWHPFTLTLCPSTEDSTFSIHCKILGDWTERFSHRLLQKLSQEDQRQLTSEVHHGRNFSDIAPKVKIVVDGPYGSPFRDVWSYHVSVCIATGIGVTPFAAVLNDLRWKVKSRSSLKLRRLYFVLVCRRIKSFHWFVELLHSIHVMLREANRPDFLICNFYYTGPQFQREVYTKQYERWLTSRLHQNRPSWKELFDKVSKENPRTKVGLFYCGNQKVTAVLKKNCRRFYVAGTKFTFNKETLT; this comes from the exons ATGGCTAAGCCGTTGAAAATCAGAAAGATTCTTCACAAGCTCCTTGCaatcttttctctttcttttggaCCG GTCGTGATGAGTGCGGTGACTACAGCGGTTTTTCTGCGTTCCTATTACAAGTATAAATACCGTCCTCAGTATTATTACCTGTATACCATGTTAGGG GAGAGTTTGTGCTGGTCACGTGGTTCAGCCTCGGTTCTATGTGTCAGTTGTTGCTTCGTGATTCTTCCAATGTGTCGTAACGTATTATCATTTGTCAGAAATTCCAGCAAG GATATTGGTCGTTTTTTTGGGCGCTTGTTGGACAAGAACATCTGGTTCCACCAGGCATGCGCAGTGATTATCATCGTATCCGCCG GAATTCACATTGCAGCTCATTTTGTAAATGCCACAAGATTTTCAACCAATTACAGCTCAAAGTTCAAGGATATAAACTTCGCTTCCTACCACAACCAG AATCCTATGGAATTTGTTTTCACTTCAG TTGCTGGGCTGACAGGCATTGCAATGAC GGGGATAATTAAACACCAAGTAAATTTGGACACTCACTCCCCCGGGTGTGATTCAATCCAAACAAATAGAAGCAATATCGTCAATACCAGTCAAGTGGCATGGTGTTCGGAGGCTCCGAAGTTTAAAGCCGATGAACCTGAG GCTTGGATGTGGTGCGTTGGTCCATTATTTTTCTATACCATGGAGAGACTAATACGAGCAATAAGGAGTTTTCAGAAAGTGAAGATCACGAAG ATTATTGACCATGATGATGGAGTGTTGGAAATACAAatgaaaaaagagaattttaCAGCTGCACCAGGGCAG taTGTGTTTGTCAATTGCCAAGACGTGTCAAGATTTGAGTGGCACCCTTTCACGCTGACACTG TGTCCGTCAACAGAAGATTCCACGTTTTCGATACACTGTAAGATTCTCGGAGATTGGACAG AGAGGTTTTCGCATCGACTGCTTCAAAAGCTATCACAAGAAGATCAGAGACAATTGACAAGTGAGGTGCACCATGGCAGAAATTTCAGCGACATTGCACCTAAAGTAAA GATTGTCGTTGATGGCCCGTATGGAAGCCCATTCAGG GACGTTTGGAGTTATCATGTGAGTGTTTGCATAGCAACAGGAATTGGCGTCACTCCCTTTGCTGCTGTTCTTAATGACCTGAG ATGGAAAGTCAAATCAAGAAGTAGTTTAAAGCTTCGCCGACTGTATTTTGTGTTGGTGTGTAGACGCATCAAGTCTTTCCATTGGTTTGTGGAACTTTTACACTCCATTCACGTTATG CTTCGGGAGGCCAACCGTCCAGATTTCCTCATATGTAACTTTTACTACACCGGACCACAATTTCAAAGAGAG GTTTACACGAAACAGTATGAACGATGGTTAACAAGCAGACTGCACCAAAACAGACCATCATGGAAAGAACTGTTTGATAAAGTAAGCAAGGAAAATCCCAG GACCAAGGTTGGTTTATTCTATTGCGGAAACCAGAAAGTTACAGCGGTACTAAAAAAGAACTGCCGGAGGTTTTATGTAGCGGGAACAAAGTTTACCTTCAATAAAGAAACTTTAACTTAA